Proteins from a genomic interval of Lacticaseibacillus pabuli:
- a CDS encoding DNA-3-methyladenine glycosylase family protein codes for MATHYRLDAGNPAIVRLSARDKHLAKAIRMVGPLDYKLSGPPYAFLVSEIMGQMLSNKVADVFYQRLLTLCAGNVTPETVGGLSDEQLRGIGIAKSKVGYIRNLTVAVNTGKVDFDALTEMTDQDVIRQLTAVRGIGNWSAKMYLIFVLNRPDVLPFEDVAFLQGYGWLFNTDDWRPAAVKKKCRKWRPYTSVAARYMYEVLDRGLTKEKFHLFKD; via the coding sequence ATGGCAACCCATTACCGGCTCGATGCGGGAAATCCCGCCATTGTGCGACTATCAGCCCGTGATAAGCATCTAGCGAAGGCCATACGCATGGTCGGCCCGCTGGATTATAAGTTATCCGGGCCACCCTATGCGTTTTTAGTGAGCGAAATTATGGGGCAGATGCTGTCCAACAAGGTTGCAGACGTGTTTTACCAGCGCCTGCTGACTTTGTGTGCAGGAAATGTGACGCCTGAAACGGTCGGAGGGCTCAGCGATGAGCAGTTGCGCGGGATAGGCATCGCGAAATCCAAGGTGGGGTATATTCGCAATTTGACCGTTGCGGTGAACACCGGCAAAGTCGATTTTGACGCACTCACCGAAATGACCGACCAGGATGTGATTCGGCAACTAACAGCAGTGCGCGGCATCGGCAACTGGTCGGCGAAGATGTACCTTATCTTTGTGCTCAACCGGCCGGACGTATTACCCTTTGAGGACGTCGCATTTCTGCAGGGCTATGGCTGGCTATTCAACACGGACGACTGGCGGCCCGCTGCGGTGAAGAAGAAGTGTCGCAAGTGGCGGCCGTATACGTCGGTTGCTGCACGGTATATGTATGAAGTGCTGGATCGCGGATTGACGAAGGAAAAATTCCATCTATTCAAAGATTAG
- a CDS encoding peptide deformylase has protein sequence MIKPINRNPLTLAQPAQPATKSDLTTGQDLQDTLAANSDRCVGMAANMIGVNKAIIIAQLGPFPVVMYNPQITARSQPFKTTEGCLSLDGERATTRDKQITLRYQDSNFAWHTQQFVDFPAQIIQHECDHLQGTLI, from the coding sequence ATGATCAAACCCATCAACCGCAACCCGCTAACACTCGCGCAACCTGCTCAGCCCGCGACCAAGTCCGACCTAACAACCGGTCAAGATCTTCAAGACACGCTCGCGGCCAACAGCGACCGTTGCGTTGGCATGGCAGCGAACATGATTGGCGTTAACAAGGCAATCATCATTGCCCAGCTCGGGCCGTTCCCGGTTGTGATGTACAATCCGCAGATCACAGCCCGGTCCCAACCCTTCAAGACGACAGAGGGGTGCCTCAGTCTGGACGGTGAGCGCGCAACAACACGTGATAAGCAAATTACGTTGCGCTATCAGGACAGCAACTTCGCCTGGCACACCCAGCAATTTGTTGATTTCCCGGCACAAATCATTCAGCACGAGTGCGACCATCTTCAGGGCACACTCATATAA
- a CDS encoding MFS transporter: MNIFSSTFASLRSKNFRYFWIGQCVSVMGTWVQRTAQTWLVYQMTKSAFLVGLLAACQFAPILLLTLLAGSLIDRYPKRRILIVTQAGFLVLGVIMTAIVYLHVVQYWMVLMIALGYGVLQSFDTPTRQSFVVELVGHKNLMNGIALNSTIFNLAKIAGPSIAGILMVKYSIGFCFLADAISYLAVLLGLFLINQKHVVAAPSKQRLWADVVDGLKYVWQHAEIRFSAILMIIVCTLNFNNNVIIPIFAKTVLHSGAQTYASLLSATGVGSLIAAFLMSYLARFGLQRNIYLMVAVGSSVLEGVMLFIHSYSLAMVMMVAIGFCNMIFLNQSNASFQFDIPSNLRGRVMSVYVLLNQGTTPIGSLFVGAVMDVAGGLWGFPSCGYLALLLLIPAFLTNRKLVGQWLQPVAHEE, encoded by the coding sequence ATGAATATTTTCTCGAGCACCTTCGCATCCTTACGATCAAAAAATTTCCGTTATTTCTGGATTGGCCAATGTGTTTCCGTTATGGGGACCTGGGTGCAGCGCACCGCGCAAACCTGGCTCGTTTATCAGATGACCAAATCCGCCTTTTTGGTGGGCTTACTGGCCGCCTGCCAGTTCGCCCCTATCTTGCTCCTAACGCTACTTGCCGGCTCCCTGATTGACCGTTACCCAAAGCGGCGCATCCTCATCGTGACGCAAGCCGGTTTTCTGGTTCTCGGTGTCATCATGACCGCCATTGTCTACCTGCACGTCGTCCAGTACTGGATGGTCCTGATGATTGCGCTGGGCTATGGGGTCCTGCAGAGCTTTGACACCCCCACCCGCCAGTCCTTTGTCGTGGAACTCGTCGGTCACAAGAACCTGATGAACGGGATTGCGCTGAATTCGACCATCTTTAACCTCGCCAAAATCGCTGGGCCTTCCATCGCTGGGATTCTCATGGTCAAATACTCCATCGGCTTCTGTTTCCTCGCCGACGCGATTTCCTATCTCGCCGTCCTACTGGGTCTGTTCCTCATTAACCAGAAGCACGTGGTCGCGGCACCATCCAAACAGCGGCTCTGGGCCGACGTGGTGGATGGTCTCAAGTACGTTTGGCAGCACGCTGAAATCCGCTTCAGCGCCATCTTGATGATTATCGTCTGCACCCTGAATTTCAACAACAACGTCATTATCCCAATCTTCGCCAAGACCGTGCTCCACTCCGGTGCGCAGACCTATGCCAGTCTACTGTCCGCCACCGGGGTTGGTTCCCTGATCGCGGCCTTCTTGATGAGCTACCTCGCCCGCTTCGGCCTGCAGCGCAACATTTACTTGATGGTTGCGGTGGGCTCATCGGTGCTAGAAGGCGTCATGCTCTTCATTCACAGCTACTCGCTGGCGATGGTCATGATGGTCGCGATTGGCTTTTGCAACATGATTTTCCTGAACCAATCCAACGCTTCCTTCCAGTTCGACATTCCCAGCAACCTGCGTGGCCGCGTCATGAGCGTGTACGTCCTGCTCAACCAAGGCACGACGCCAATCGGTAGCCTATTCGTCGGTGCCGTCATGGACGTTGCGGGCGGTCTCTGGGGCTTCCCGTCCTGTGGCTACTTAGCATTACTGCTACTGATTCCGGCCTTCCTGACCAACCGCAAGCTGGTCGGGCAATGGCTGCAACCGGTCGCCCACGAAGAATAA
- a CDS encoding LysE/ArgO family amino acid transporter encodes MLAVYLKGMLISIALVSSIGMQNLYVFNNALGNKTPRAMLYALFIWIADAVLTIAAFLGLGGLIAANDVIRLIVMFIGGIIVVWMGISTIRGASASTIGGGHADSTRQAITSAVIVTFANPQAIIDTGLMLGALRGSLTNGEVLPFLGGVLSSTALWFFGITLILGLLRSRLPRKLMLWVNIISGMIITGYGLVLLYQVTKAVL; translated from the coding sequence ATGCTGGCAGTTTACTTAAAGGGGATGCTGATTAGTATCGCCTTGGTTTCATCAATCGGGATGCAAAATCTGTACGTGTTCAACAACGCGTTGGGTAATAAGACCCCGCGTGCGATGTTGTACGCGCTCTTTATCTGGATTGCCGACGCCGTGCTAACAATTGCCGCGTTCCTTGGACTTGGTGGGCTAATTGCCGCTAACGATGTCATTCGCTTAATTGTTATGTTCATCGGTGGCATCATCGTGGTATGGATGGGAATCAGTACGATTCGTGGCGCCAGTGCCAGCACAATTGGCGGTGGCCACGCTGATAGCACCCGCCAGGCCATCACGAGTGCTGTGATTGTGACCTTTGCCAATCCGCAAGCCATCATCGATACGGGCTTGATGTTGGGTGCGCTGCGCGGTTCGCTGACAAATGGTGAAGTGTTACCGTTTCTGGGTGGGGTACTTAGTTCGACTGCACTATGGTTCTTTGGAATTACGCTCATTTTAGGCCTATTGCGCAGCCGGTTGCCACGCAAACTCATGCTGTGGGTGAACATCATTTCGGGGATGATTATTACGGGTTATGGTTTGGTACTCCTCTACCAGGTAACCAAAGCAGTACTGTAG
- a CDS encoding GGDEF domain-containing protein: protein METRLVVLSFVTSILTNIIVCLGTLAMFNWVSSSAQSKFVIRYRVPVQIVLGSIYLFYLCFLSWSTTLLDTHAFGMHWTYLNMIIVGMYMLALIIRSKKITALYVVLGILYYLVGVRTVKPIGIIALALGMLIIGVIHRYAPILFGHRIVVYGGLLLFAVCMIVMVDSMATYQLDVWFWVRQWVALLILAVVSVEYNYSLTRQRQHEKAIEYEAHHDGLTGLRNFTSFTEDLEEIHDNYLATEEAYTLLEFDTDHFKRINDRFGHPAGNTVLRAVSGATHDFAARLEYNAHAYRVGGEEFAMILHHKLSAADEAILSHDLRGRIRDLRFNGVMEPVRLTISVGVAPVTADDTNYLSIYTAADAYLYRVKQNGRNGAAVRGQIIH, encoded by the coding sequence TTGGAAACAAGACTGGTTGTTCTATCGTTTGTCACGTCAATATTAACCAATATCATTGTGTGCCTCGGAACCCTGGCCATGTTTAATTGGGTCAGCTCGAGCGCGCAAAGCAAGTTTGTCATCAGGTATCGCGTGCCAGTTCAAATTGTGCTGGGGAGCATTTATTTGTTCTACCTGTGCTTTTTGTCCTGGTCCACGACACTACTGGATACCCATGCGTTTGGGATGCACTGGACTTACCTCAACATGATTATCGTTGGCATGTACATGCTCGCCCTCATCATTCGGTCCAAGAAGATTACCGCGCTGTACGTTGTGTTGGGCATTCTGTACTACCTCGTGGGGGTGCGAACCGTCAAGCCGATTGGGATTATCGCCTTGGCACTGGGGATGCTAATCATTGGCGTCATTCACCGCTACGCGCCCATTCTTTTCGGGCACCGGATTGTTGTGTATGGTGGCCTACTCCTATTTGCCGTGTGCATGATTGTGATGGTAGACAGTATGGCAACCTATCAGCTCGACGTTTGGTTCTGGGTTCGTCAGTGGGTCGCGCTGCTAATATTGGCTGTGGTGTCTGTGGAGTACAACTATTCGCTAACGCGCCAGCGTCAGCACGAGAAGGCCATTGAATATGAGGCGCATCATGATGGCCTGACGGGGCTACGCAACTTTACGAGCTTTACGGAAGACCTCGAGGAAATTCACGACAACTACCTGGCAACTGAGGAAGCCTATACCTTACTCGAATTTGATACGGACCATTTCAAGCGCATCAATGACCGTTTCGGGCACCCAGCAGGGAACACCGTGTTGCGTGCCGTATCCGGCGCCACGCATGATTTTGCGGCGCGGCTGGAATACAACGCCCATGCGTATCGGGTCGGCGGCGAAGAGTTTGCCATGATTTTACACCACAAGTTGTCGGCCGCGGATGAGGCCATATTGTCACACGATTTGCGCGGGCGGATTCGGGATCTCCGGTTTAATGGGGTCATGGAACCAGTTCGCCTGACAATCTCTGTTGGTGTCGCACCCGTCACGGCGGATGATACCAACTACCTTAGTATTTATACGGCTGCCGATGCCTACCTTTATCGGGTGAAACAAAATGGCCGCAATGGGGCGGCGGTTCGGGGCCAAATCATTCACTAG
- the brnQ gene encoding branched-chain amino acid transport system II carrier protein, producing MEIKKQKLSRRQLIILGSMLFGLFFGAGNLIFPIHLGQLSGSNWLPATLGFLLSAVCLPLMSILAISMTRSDSMYHLARPAGKYFALFFLIATHASLGLLIASPRTATVSFEIGIKPFIAAGSQRWALLIYSLLFFGITYLLSRNQSKMTSYVGKILNPLLLLLLTAVFATAFIIKGDGATLGKLGQAGAANANMVNGFLQGYNTMDALAGLGFGVTIVTALSFFGVVNPNTRSKDVAKIGGISMGLEAIIYTLLIALGAISTTFTKTTANGGPAFSAIMNHYTGIIGTAILAAMAIMACLTTAIGLVTSFSQDLGKRFPKIGFKHFLPITCTGGFIISNFGLNEIIALSSPILSLLYPLAIGLIILGLMYPLIGKNKLVYKTTIGLTLIPAILDAIHTLPPFLGNMAFFKAIDTFAGHYIPWFSIGMDFVPFMIAGILGGIIISKLAGKTLHATAPEQELE from the coding sequence ATGGAAATCAAGAAACAGAAATTATCGCGGCGTCAGTTAATCATCCTCGGATCCATGCTCTTCGGCCTGTTCTTCGGCGCGGGGAACCTGATTTTCCCCATACATCTTGGCCAACTGTCCGGTAGCAACTGGCTCCCGGCCACGCTGGGTTTCTTACTATCAGCGGTCTGCTTGCCATTGATGTCAATCCTGGCCATCTCGATGACGCGCTCGGATAGTATGTACCACTTGGCCCGTCCAGCTGGGAAATATTTTGCGCTCTTCTTCCTAATTGCGACGCACGCCAGCTTGGGACTGCTCATCGCATCCCCCCGTACCGCGACGGTTTCCTTTGAAATTGGGATTAAGCCCTTTATTGCCGCGGGGAGTCAACGTTGGGCGCTCCTCATTTATTCACTACTATTCTTTGGCATCACGTACTTGCTGAGCCGCAATCAGTCCAAGATGACCTCCTACGTTGGCAAGATTCTGAACCCACTGCTCCTCTTGCTCCTGACCGCCGTTTTTGCCACTGCCTTTATCATCAAAGGCGATGGCGCGACGCTTGGCAAACTCGGACAGGCGGGTGCCGCTAACGCTAACATGGTCAATGGCTTCCTCCAGGGTTACAACACGATGGATGCGCTGGCGGGGCTTGGCTTTGGGGTCACCATTGTCACGGCACTCAGTTTCTTTGGGGTTGTGAACCCGAACACGCGCTCTAAAGACGTCGCGAAAATCGGCGGAATCTCCATGGGCCTTGAAGCCATCATTTATACGCTGCTAATCGCGCTCGGTGCTATCTCCACAACCTTCACCAAGACCACGGCAAATGGTGGCCCTGCCTTCTCCGCCATCATGAACCATTACACCGGCATTATCGGCACCGCTATCCTTGCTGCGATGGCCATCATGGCGTGCCTGACGACGGCGATTGGGCTGGTCACATCATTCTCCCAGGATCTGGGCAAACGGTTCCCGAAAATTGGGTTCAAGCACTTTCTACCCATCACCTGCACGGGCGGGTTCATCATTTCCAACTTTGGCCTGAACGAAATTATCGCCTTGTCCTCGCCAATTCTGAGTCTTCTATACCCACTGGCAATCGGACTCATCATCCTCGGCCTCATGTACCCGCTGATTGGCAAGAACAAGCTGGTTTACAAGACGACGATTGGGCTGACGCTGATCCCCGCCATCTTGGATGCTATCCACACGCTGCCACCATTTCTTGGCAATATGGCGTTCTTCAAGGCAATTGATACGTTTGCGGGCCACTACATCCCGTGGTTTAGCATTGGCATGGACTTTGTACCGTTCATGATTGCAGGCATTCTGGGTGGCATCATCATCAGCAAACTGGCAGGAAAAACCTTACACGCAACGGCGCCTGAACAAGAACTCGAGTGA
- the map gene encoding type I methionyl aminopeptidase, with product MMNLKSPREIAGMAKSGAILAGVHKMLRTTLHDGMDTMDIENIVDKFITDHGATASEKGVDGYLYATCISINDEVAHATPRQGLAIHNGDLVKVDMCVNWHGYQSDSAWSYVIGGESHSTPRIDKLMAVTKKAMYLGIDQAQAGNRTGDIGWAIQDYVENQNHFGVVRDLIGHGIGPSVHEDGPDIYHYGTPHKGPRLVPGMVITIEPMVNEGTWEIATKVVKKTGWEYYVSADGTLSAQYEHTLAITDHGPKILTSQDPEFDAKYLLTPEEMDFPDL from the coding sequence TTGATGAATCTGAAATCACCTCGCGAAATTGCGGGGATGGCAAAATCCGGTGCAATCCTGGCCGGCGTACACAAAATGCTACGGACCACGCTGCATGATGGCATGGACACGATGGATATCGAAAACATCGTCGACAAGTTCATCACCGACCATGGTGCCACCGCCTCCGAAAAGGGTGTCGACGGCTATCTCTACGCGACCTGCATCAGCATCAACGATGAAGTTGCGCACGCCACACCACGTCAGGGTCTGGCAATTCACAACGGTGACCTCGTCAAAGTCGACATGTGTGTCAACTGGCACGGCTACCAGAGTGACTCTGCCTGGAGCTACGTCATTGGCGGCGAAAGCCACAGCACACCGCGCATCGACAAGTTGATGGCGGTGACCAAAAAGGCCATGTACCTGGGTATTGACCAGGCACAGGCGGGCAACCGCACTGGTGACATCGGCTGGGCAATTCAGGACTACGTGGAAAACCAGAACCACTTTGGCGTTGTCCGCGACCTGATTGGCCACGGCATCGGTCCTTCCGTCCACGAAGACGGTCCCGACATTTACCACTACGGCACACCACACAAGGGCCCACGTTTGGTCCCTGGCATGGTCATCACCATCGAGCCAATGGTCAACGAAGGCACCTGGGAAATTGCGACCAAGGTCGTCAAAAAGACTGGCTGGGAGTACTACGTCAGTGCTGATGGCACCTTATCCGCACAGTATGAACACACCCTGGCTATCACTGACCACGGTCCTAAGATTTTGACCAGTCAGGATCCCGAATTCGATGCCAAGTACCTTCTGACACCAGAAGAAATGGACTTTCCTGATTTATAG
- a CDS encoding ATP-binding cassette domain-containing protein, protein MLELKHIKKYYHVGDTLTKAQDDVSVAFRKQEFVAILGPSGSGKTTMLNIIGGLDRYDSGDLIIKGKSTKTFKDADWDAYRNNSIGFIFQSYNLITHLSIIDNVEMGMTLSGVSAAEKRKKAEDALIRVGLKEHMHKNPNQLSGGQMQRVAIARAIANDPEILLADEPTGALDSETSEEIMQLIKDLSKERLVVMVTHNPDLAHKYADRIIDFADGQIQHDSHPHVEGDKEDNFELKRTKMSYFTALKLSWNNIRTKKGRTFLTMFASSIGIIGIAIVLALSNGFQKQIDQTQSETMAAMPITVSQVGNDPSALAQQNNNKGFSKHKYVTAEQSATDKAQHVNKLNDKYLDYVNKMSKKKAKNIAVTYGTGMNLIRESDGKWQAIKFSNANPNGKGIDASAMMAQSTGVGGSVYPIDRNGKQSFLKKNYKLLSGAYPTKTTDIVLVADRDNVVNINALRNLGMKVSEKQKYNYKDLIGTKIQVVANNDYYQQLPTGNYIPGNNYAQMAKAGNTKTLRVTGVLRIKSKNSDGLLANGIAYSDRLTKEVMNDNKTSAIVQAQEKNPSKNIMTGAAMDESTAAATMTMLGATKTPTSIQIYPTTFKGKDKVLDYLDKYNKGKSKANKVVYTDMAGTVSSMTGGLMDAITYVLIAFAAISLVTSMIMIAILTYTSVLERTKEIGVLKALGARKKDITRVFDAETAILGVGSGLLGILIAWLCTFPINIVLKNVTGLAGVAVLNPIHAIVLVIIATVLTLLGGHIPARMAAKKDAAIALRSA, encoded by the coding sequence ATGCTCGAACTAAAGCATATTAAAAAATATTACCACGTGGGTGACACACTCACGAAGGCGCAAGATGACGTTTCCGTTGCCTTCCGGAAGCAGGAATTCGTTGCGATTCTCGGGCCCAGTGGTTCCGGGAAAACGACGATGCTGAACATCATTGGTGGCCTGGACCGTTATGACTCCGGGGATTTAATCATCAAGGGTAAGTCGACCAAGACGTTCAAAGACGCCGACTGGGATGCTTACCGGAACAACTCTATTGGGTTCATCTTCCAGAGCTACAACTTGATTACCCATCTCTCCATCATTGATAACGTGGAAATGGGGATGACGCTCTCTGGGGTCTCGGCAGCCGAGAAACGCAAGAAGGCTGAGGACGCGTTGATTCGCGTTGGCCTGAAGGAACACATGCACAAGAACCCGAACCAGCTGTCTGGTGGGCAGATGCAGCGTGTGGCTATTGCCCGTGCGATTGCCAACGACCCAGAGATTCTGTTGGCCGACGAACCAACCGGTGCCCTAGATTCCGAGACCAGCGAAGAAATCATGCAGCTGATCAAGGACCTCTCCAAGGAACGGCTGGTTGTCATGGTGACGCATAACCCTGATTTGGCGCACAAGTATGCTGACCGGATCATCGACTTTGCGGATGGGCAGATTCAGCACGATTCCCACCCCCATGTTGAAGGGGATAAGGAAGATAACTTCGAGCTGAAGCGGACCAAGATGAGCTACTTCACCGCGCTGAAGCTGTCCTGGAACAACATCCGGACCAAGAAGGGGCGGACCTTCCTAACCATGTTTGCCTCCAGTATCGGGATCATCGGGATTGCGATTGTGCTGGCCCTGTCTAATGGGTTCCAAAAGCAGATCGACCAGACCCAGTCCGAGACGATGGCGGCAATGCCAATCACGGTTAGCCAAGTCGGAAACGACCCGTCAGCTTTAGCCCAGCAAAATAATAATAAGGGCTTCAGTAAGCACAAGTACGTCACTGCCGAGCAGAGCGCGACAGATAAGGCCCAGCACGTGAACAAGCTGAACGACAAGTACTTGGATTACGTGAACAAGATGAGCAAGAAGAAGGCCAAGAACATCGCCGTGACTTACGGAACAGGGATGAACCTGATCCGCGAATCCGATGGTAAATGGCAGGCTATCAAGTTCAGTAACGCTAACCCGAACGGCAAGGGCATCGATGCCTCAGCCATGATGGCACAGTCCACGGGGGTTGGTGGCAGTGTTTACCCGATTGACCGCAACGGCAAACAGTCCTTCCTAAAGAAGAACTACAAGCTTCTGTCGGGTGCTTACCCAACCAAGACGACGGATATCGTGCTGGTTGCTGACCGCGACAACGTGGTGAACATCAACGCGCTCCGTAACTTGGGGATGAAAGTTTCCGAGAAGCAGAAGTATAACTATAAGGACCTGATTGGCACCAAGATTCAGGTTGTTGCCAACAACGACTATTACCAGCAATTGCCAACGGGAAATTATATCCCGGGAAATAATTACGCTCAGATGGCCAAGGCGGGTAACACCAAGACCTTACGCGTAACGGGTGTGCTGCGGATTAAGTCCAAGAACTCAGATGGGCTCCTGGCAAACGGCATTGCTTACAGTGACCGTTTGACCAAGGAAGTCATGAACGACAACAAGACTTCTGCGATTGTGCAGGCGCAGGAAAAGAACCCAAGCAAGAACATCATGACTGGCGCGGCGATGGACGAAAGTACCGCTGCGGCAACGATGACCATGCTGGGTGCAACCAAGACGCCAACGTCAATTCAGATTTACCCCACGACCTTTAAAGGCAAGGACAAGGTGCTCGACTACCTCGACAAGTACAACAAGGGCAAGTCAAAGGCCAACAAGGTGGTTTACACCGATATGGCCGGCACGGTTTCCAGCATGACGGGTGGCCTCATGGACGCGATTACCTACGTGCTCATTGCCTTCGCCGCGATTTCACTGGTAACTTCCATGATCATGATTGCGATTCTGACTTACACCTCCGTTCTCGAACGGACTAAGGAAATCGGGGTGCTCAAGGCCCTCGGTGCACGTAAGAAGGATATCACCCGTGTGTTCGATGCTGAAACTGCGATTCTCGGGGTTGGTTCTGGCCTACTCGGGATCCTCATCGCATGGCTATGCACGTTCCCAATCAACATTGTGCTCAAGAATGTCACGGGCCTGGCGGGTGTGGCGGTACTCAACCCAATCCACGCCATTGTCCTGGTCATCATCGCGACCGTTCTGACACTGCTGGGTGGACATATTCCAGCACGGATGGCTGCGAAGAAGGATGCGGCAATCGCACTCCGGTCGGCTTAA
- a CDS encoding MarR family winged helix-turn-helix transcriptional regulator: MAEHKEEYKEIELFGELFVLFMQTVFTNVNLKKLHLTSLNLVTMMLIYGHSGISMSELAEADGVSMPQLSRTVGKLEHLGLVERRHNQDNRRIVNVYHTDKGQELAEEQADIIKGNLAGKLSTLSDGERKELQDHFTAALALLKKAGIVKIMANSHASLDEAILGRKLSGTPAELRENDC, encoded by the coding sequence ATGGCTGAACATAAAGAAGAATATAAAGAAATCGAATTGTTTGGCGAGCTGTTTGTCCTATTTATGCAGACAGTGTTCACCAACGTTAATTTAAAAAAGCTACACCTGACGAGTCTCAATCTAGTGACGATGATGCTCATCTATGGTCACTCCGGTATCAGCATGTCCGAATTGGCCGAAGCGGATGGGGTCTCGATGCCGCAGTTATCCCGCACGGTGGGCAAACTGGAACACCTTGGCCTAGTTGAACGGCGGCACAATCAGGATAACCGGCGAATCGTCAACGTCTACCACACCGACAAGGGCCAGGAGTTGGCTGAGGAACAGGCAGACATCATCAAGGGCAACCTAGCTGGTAAGCTGAGCACCCTGTCTGACGGCGAGCGCAAGGAATTGCAGGACCACTTCACGGCGGCACTGGCCTTATTAAAAAAAGCGGGCATCGTCAAGATCATGGCCAATTCCCATGCGAGTCTTGACGAAGCAATTCTGGGCCGCAAGCTGTCCGGGACACCGGCAGAGCTGCGGGAGAATGACTGCTAG
- a CDS encoding deoxyribonuclease IV — translation MLIGANVSMSGKGMFPGAVAQAASYDATTLQFYVGAPQNTRRKDVSEMRIPEGLDAMQTADLSHLVIHAPYIVNLANAKDPEKWAFGVQFMREEVQRSDALQAYTMAFHPGAHVGAGAETGIANLAKGLNEFITADQHVTIALETMAGKGTEIGRTFEELAAIIDQVDQQDKVMVTMDTCHMSDAGYAVRDDFDGVLNEFDHVIGLDKLAAIHINDSVNEQGAHKDRHANIGAGTIGFDALEKIVNHPQLAAIPKILETPFVGPDKKHMHAPYGVEIGWLTSGNYQPEQLTALAQQD, via the coding sequence ATGCTAATTGGAGCAAATGTCAGTATGTCGGGTAAGGGAATGTTTCCTGGTGCCGTGGCGCAGGCCGCGAGCTATGATGCCACCACGCTACAGTTTTACGTTGGTGCGCCACAGAACACGCGACGCAAGGACGTTAGCGAGATGCGGATTCCCGAGGGCCTTGATGCCATGCAAACGGCTGACTTGAGCCACCTGGTCATCCACGCACCTTACATTGTGAACCTGGCGAATGCCAAGGACCCCGAGAAGTGGGCGTTTGGGGTGCAATTCATGCGTGAAGAAGTCCAACGCTCTGATGCATTACAGGCTTACACGATGGCTTTCCACCCCGGTGCACATGTTGGCGCGGGCGCCGAAACGGGGATTGCAAACCTGGCTAAAGGTCTGAATGAATTTATCACCGCGGACCAGCACGTCACGATTGCGCTCGAAACGATGGCGGGCAAGGGCACCGAAATTGGCCGCACCTTCGAGGAACTGGCCGCTATCATCGATCAGGTTGATCAGCAGGATAAGGTGATGGTCACGATGGACACCTGTCACATGAGCGACGCGGGGTACGCCGTGCGTGATGATTTTGATGGGGTTCTTAACGAATTTGACCACGTAATCGGCCTAGATAAACTGGCGGCAATTCACATTAACGATTCCGTGAACGAACAAGGTGCACATAAGGACCGCCACGCCAACATCGGGGCGGGAACCATTGGCTTTGACGCGCTCGAGAAAATCGTGAACCACCCGCAGTTGGCCGCGATTCCCAAGATTCTAGAAACACCATTTGTCGGCCCGGACAAGAAGCACATGCACGCACCATATGGGGTTGAAATTGGCTGGCTGACAAGTGGTAATTACCAACCGGAACAGCTGACCGCACTGGCGCAGCAGGATTAG